In Halostella litorea, a single window of DNA contains:
- a CDS encoding formate/nitrite transporter family protein produces the protein MSIAPDPSEVFHRAADEGERRLDQSTLELVSTSVIAGFTVVFGHIALGIVDGLAAPQFGEFAHVAGSLAFGVGVVFLIVGRAELFNENFFDPAATAVEKGGVGAASLLRLWTLTFAFNLVGGVPFVLLLSVKGALPTPAVEVLDATAVGIVRRESVAEFSRAFTGGALVALLSFMLNAVDSVGSRIAVAYAVGVLLALGPFDHVIVTVLHVCFGLFLGAPVGLGALAVTTAVVTAGNVVGGLGLVTLTHVTQAIGARESEG, from the coding sequence GTGTCCATCGCGCCCGACCCCTCGGAGGTGTTCCACCGCGCGGCGGACGAGGGCGAACGCCGCCTCGACCAGTCGACGCTGGAACTGGTCTCGACGAGCGTCATCGCGGGGTTCACGGTCGTCTTCGGCCACATCGCGCTGGGGATCGTCGACGGGCTGGCCGCGCCCCAGTTCGGCGAGTTCGCCCACGTCGCCGGGTCGCTCGCGTTCGGCGTCGGCGTCGTGTTCCTGATCGTCGGGCGGGCGGAACTGTTCAACGAGAACTTCTTCGACCCGGCCGCGACGGCGGTCGAGAAGGGCGGGGTCGGGGCGGCGTCGCTCCTCCGGCTGTGGACGCTCACCTTCGCGTTCAACCTCGTCGGCGGGGTCCCGTTCGTCCTCCTGCTCTCCGTCAAGGGCGCGCTCCCGACGCCGGCGGTGGAGGTGCTCGACGCGACCGCCGTCGGGATCGTCCGCCGGGAGTCGGTCGCCGAGTTCTCGCGGGCCTTTACCGGCGGCGCGCTGGTGGCGCTGCTGTCGTTCATGCTGAACGCCGTCGACAGCGTCGGGAGTCGGATCGCCGTCGCCTACGCCGTGGGGGTCCTGCTGGCGCTCGGCCCGTTCGACCACGTGATCGTCACCGTGTTGCACGTCTGCTTCGGCCTCTTCCTCGGCGCGCCGGTCGGCCTCGGTGCGCTGGCCGTGACGACGGCGGTCGTGACCGCCGGCAACGTCGTCGGGGGACTGGGCCTGGTCACGCTCACCCACGTCACGCAGGCGATCGGAGCCCGCGAGTCCGAGGGCTGA
- a CDS encoding acylphosphatase, producing the protein MSERTRAHVFVSGRVQGVYFRATTRETAEEAGVDGWVRNRQDGRVEAVFEGAEEAVESMVEFCHEGSEMATVEDVEVEYGEPQGEDGFRIRR; encoded by the coding sequence ATGAGCGAGCGCACGCGTGCACACGTGTTCGTCTCCGGCCGCGTCCAGGGCGTCTACTTCCGCGCGACGACGCGGGAGACCGCCGAGGAGGCGGGCGTCGACGGCTGGGTGCGGAACCGGCAGGACGGCCGTGTCGAGGCCGTCTTCGAGGGGGCCGAAGAGGCCGTCGAGTCGATGGTCGAGTTCTGCCACGAGGGCAGCGAGATGGCGACCGTCGAGGACGTGGAGGTGGAGTACGGCGAACCGCAGGGCGAGGACGGCTTCCGGATCCGGCGGTGA
- a CDS encoding DNA-3-methyladenine glycosylase family protein: METGAIDVASLPGGFDLQSTVESGQSYLWRREDGRTYETDGLYGGSAWYATVVDGDVIRARQVDGRLEWASTTDAEPKLRELLRLDDDLPAIVDASPDDDLIREAYERFRGMRLVDDPPFGCLVAFICSAQMRVSRIHSMVTALAEAYGDPVEFDGRTYHAFPRPEQLAAATEAELRDLGLGYRAPYVQRTAEMVADGEAHPAEARDLPYEEAREYLTRFVGVGDKVADCVLLFSLDFLEAVPLDTWIRTTIEDYYPDCDRGNYADTSRAIRERFGGEYAGYVQTYVFHHLRTE, from the coding sequence ATGGAAACGGGTGCTATCGACGTGGCGTCGCTCCCCGGCGGCTTCGACCTCCAGTCGACCGTCGAGAGCGGTCAGTCGTACCTCTGGCGGCGCGAGGACGGGCGGACGTACGAGACCGACGGCCTGTACGGCGGGTCGGCGTGGTACGCGACGGTCGTCGACGGCGACGTGATCCGCGCCCGGCAGGTCGACGGGCGACTGGAGTGGGCGTCGACGACGGACGCCGAGCCGAAGCTACGGGAACTGCTCCGCCTCGACGACGACCTGCCGGCCATCGTCGACGCCTCGCCGGACGACGACCTGATCCGCGAGGCGTACGAGCGGTTCCGCGGGATGCGCCTCGTCGACGACCCGCCCTTCGGCTGCCTGGTCGCCTTCATCTGCTCGGCGCAGATGCGCGTCTCGCGCATCCACTCAATGGTGACGGCGCTCGCGGAGGCGTACGGCGACCCCGTCGAGTTCGACGGCCGGACGTACCACGCGTTTCCCCGTCCCGAACAGCTCGCGGCCGCGACCGAGGCGGAACTGCGGGACCTGGGGCTTGGCTACCGCGCGCCGTACGTCCAGCGCACCGCCGAGATGGTCGCCGACGGCGAGGCCCACCCGGCCGAGGCGCGGGATCTGCCCTACGAGGAGGCCCGAGAGTACCTGACGCGGTTCGTCGGCGTCGGCGACAAGGTGGCCGACTGCGTCCTGCTGTTCTCGCTTGACTTCCTCGAAGCCGTCCCGCTCGACACCTGGATCCGGACGACGATCGAGGACTACTACCCCGACTGCGACCGCGGCAACTACGCCGACACCTCCCGGGCCATCCGCGAGCGGTTCGGCGGCGAGTACGCGGGATACGTCCAGACGTACGTCTTTCATCACTTGCGGACCGAGTGA
- a CDS encoding DUF555 domain-containing protein, producing MNCRVVVEAAVPVYDVENPDEAVRIAISKTGEMLNPDLNYVEINMGERHCPHCGEGLDPAFIAADESLVALELEMTVFNVEREEHASRIARKEIGQRLENIPLEVLEVEVVEEEDIEDESADEGESTEDGSDRDESDDDEVLPEFEDLIE from the coding sequence ATGAACTGCAGAGTCGTCGTCGAGGCCGCGGTGCCGGTGTACGACGTGGAAAACCCCGACGAGGCGGTCCGGATCGCCATCTCGAAGACCGGCGAGATGCTGAACCCGGACCTCAACTACGTCGAGATAAACATGGGCGAGCGACACTGCCCCCACTGTGGCGAGGGGCTCGACCCGGCGTTCATCGCGGCCGACGAGAGCCTCGTTGCGCTCGAACTCGAGATGACCGTGTTCAACGTCGAGCGGGAGGAACACGCCTCCCGGATCGCCCGCAAGGAGATCGGCCAGCGGCTGGAGAACATCCCGCTGGAGGTCCTCGAAGTCGAGGTCGTCGAGGAGGAGGACATCGAGGACGAGTCGGCCGACGAGGGCGAGTCGACGGAGGACGGGTCGGACCGCGACGAGTCCGACGACGACGAGGTCCTCCCGGAGTTCGAGGACCTGATCGAGTAG
- a CDS encoding UPF0058 family protein: MKKQELIHLHGLLAEISNHYEERNGVPVDLDEYESLGVRPTSIHKSKTDHKAAVFALATGITSEMEDEETSETVPAAAD, translated from the coding sequence ATGAAAAAGCAGGAGCTTATCCACCTTCACGGCCTGCTTGCAGAGATTTCCAACCACTACGAGGAGCGAAACGGCGTTCCCGTGGACCTCGACGAGTACGAGTCCCTGGGCGTACGACCCACATCGATCCACAAGTCGAAGACCGACCACAAGGCCGCGGTCTTTGCACTGGCGACCGGAATCACCTCCGAGATGGAGGACGAGGAGACGTCCGAGACGGTTCCTGCCGCCGCAGACTGA
- a CDS encoding translation initiation factor IF-2 subunit beta — translation MDYDEQLDRAIEATPEIEGTSDRFDVPDPDVRQEGNATVYENFQDTVDRLGRDDEHVMKYLQDDLGTSGHIDESGRARLTGEFSERRIDEAIGEYTEEFVLCDECGLPDTRFEREQGVLVLRCEACGARSATSS, via the coding sequence ATGGACTACGACGAGCAACTGGACCGCGCGATCGAGGCGACGCCCGAGATAGAAGGGACGAGCGACCGCTTCGACGTCCCGGACCCGGACGTTCGTCAGGAGGGCAACGCCACCGTGTACGAGAACTTCCAGGACACGGTCGACCGCCTCGGCCGGGACGACGAACACGTGATGAAGTACCTGCAGGACGACCTCGGGACGAGCGGCCACATCGACGAGAGCGGCCGCGCGCGGCTCACCGGCGAGTTCAGCGAGCGCCGGATCGACGAGGCGATAGGGGAGTACACCGAGGAGTTCGTCCTCTGTGACGAGTGCGGACTGCCCGATACCCGCTTCGAACGCGAGCAGGGCGTGCTCGTGTTGCGCTGCGAGGCCTGCGGCGCGCGGTCGGCCACGAGTTCGTAG
- a CDS encoding DUF7836 family putative zinc-binding protein, protein MEEAFVQLVCPECAKDWQSSPSDLPKHDDMFHCPNCHASRRTAEFTRTNRDLETLKTFQ, encoded by the coding sequence ATGGAGGAAGCGTTTGTGCAGCTGGTCTGTCCCGAGTGTGCGAAAGACTGGCAGTCGTCGCCGAGCGACCTCCCGAAACACGACGACATGTTCCACTGCCCGAACTGTCACGCGTCCCGTCGGACCGCCGAGTTCACGCGGACGAACCGCGACCTGGAGACGCTGAAGACCTTCCAGTAG
- a CDS encoding transcription initiation factor IIB, which yields MTDTTIRTIHGESERERPDERDETEVCPECSGSVRADTERGETVCEDCGLVVEEDEIDHGPEWRAFDAGERDRKSRVGAPTTKMMHDEGLSTNIGWQDKDAYGNSLSSRQRRKMQRLRKWNERFRTRDSQERNLKQALGEIDRMASALGLPENVRETASVIYRRALEEDLLPGRSIEGVATSSLYAAARQAGTPRSLDEIAAVSRVDRMELTRTYRYVVRELGLEVQPADPESFVPRFCSDLDLSEEVERQARTLLDDGRTTGLHSGKSPVGLAAAAVYAASLLANEKVTQSEVGEVANVSEVTIRNRYKELLEAAGSTAATA from the coding sequence ATGACAGACACCACGATACGAACGATACACGGCGAATCCGAGCGAGAGCGGCCCGACGAGCGCGACGAGACCGAGGTCTGCCCGGAGTGTTCGGGCTCCGTCCGCGCGGACACCGAGCGCGGCGAGACCGTCTGCGAGGACTGCGGCCTCGTCGTCGAGGAGGACGAGATCGACCACGGCCCCGAGTGGCGCGCGTTCGACGCGGGCGAGCGGGACCGCAAGAGCCGCGTCGGCGCGCCGACGACGAAGATGATGCACGACGAGGGCCTCTCGACCAACATCGGCTGGCAGGACAAGGACGCCTACGGCAACTCCCTGTCCTCGCGCCAGCGCCGGAAGATGCAGCGCCTCCGCAAGTGGAACGAGCGGTTCCGCACCCGCGACTCCCAGGAGCGCAACCTGAAGCAGGCGCTCGGCGAGATCGACCGGATGGCATCAGCGCTCGGCCTGCCCGAGAACGTCCGGGAGACCGCCAGCGTCATCTACCGCCGCGCGCTCGAGGAGGACCTGCTGCCGGGTCGCTCCATCGAGGGCGTCGCGACCAGTTCGCTGTACGCCGCCGCCCGCCAGGCCGGCACCCCGCGGAGCCTCGACGAGATAGCCGCCGTCAGCCGCGTCGACCGGATGGAACTCACCCGGACGTACCGCTACGTCGTCCGCGAACTGGGCCTTGAGGTCCAGCCCGCCGACCCCGAGAGCTTCGTCCCGCGGTTCTGCTCGGATCTGGACCTCTCGGAGGAGGTCGAGCGGCAGGCACGGACGCTCCTCGACGACGGGCGGACGACCGGGCTCCACAGCGGGAAGTCGCCGGTCGGCCTCGCGGCCGCCGCCGTCTACGCCGCCTCGCTGCTCGCCAACGAGAAGGTGACCCAGTCGGAGGTCGGCGAGGTCGCCAACGTCAGCGAGGTCACCATCCGCAACCGCTACAAGGAACTCCTCGAAGCGGCCGGGTCGACCGCCGCGACCGCCTGA
- a CDS encoding ArsR/SmtB family transcription factor — MEAVLWYVFTGTRGGENRARILRALDERPRNANQLADDLDLDYKTVRHHLEVLGDNGIVENSGDDYGAVYFPTDRVRDHWDAVEEIVEHVE, encoded by the coding sequence ATGGAGGCCGTCCTGTGGTACGTGTTCACCGGGACCCGCGGGGGCGAGAACCGCGCCCGGATCCTCCGTGCCCTGGACGAACGACCCCGGAACGCGAACCAGTTGGCCGACGACCTCGACCTCGACTACAAGACGGTCCGGCACCACCTGGAGGTGCTTGGCGACAACGGGATCGTCGAGAACAGCGGCGACGACTACGGCGCGGTCTACTTCCCGACCGACCGCGTCCGGGACCACTGGGACGCCGTCGAGGAGATCGTCGAACACGTCGAGTGA
- a CDS encoding DUF357 domain-containing protein has protein sequence MAADIDEKTDRYERLLAEALDAAEPVAPAGTPLDDASAECLEMAESYLDDGRHFRENDDLVNALAAFSYGHAWLDAGARIGLFDVPTDGHLFTV, from the coding sequence ATGGCCGCCGACATCGACGAGAAGACGGACCGCTACGAGCGCCTGCTCGCCGAGGCGCTGGACGCCGCGGAGCCGGTCGCACCCGCCGGGACGCCGCTCGACGACGCCAGCGCGGAGTGTCTGGAGATGGCCGAGTCGTACCTCGACGACGGCAGGCACTTCCGGGAGAACGACGACCTCGTCAACGCGCTCGCGGCGTTCTCGTACGGCCACGCCTGGCTGGACGCGGGCGCGCGAATCGGCCTGTTCGACGTCCCGACGGACGGACACCTGTTCACCGTCTGA
- the grxC gene encoding glutaredoxin 3 — MSDQPRVEIYTKEDCPYCEKAKDLFDAKGIEYEEYNVTGDDELFDEMVERADGRQTAPEVFIDDELIGGWDDTSALNETGELDEKLGIADDGADDAVEHRKLVIAGTGIAGLTAAIYAARSNNDPLVIEGDEPGGQLTLTTDVENYPGFPEGIGGPELINNMKEQARKFGSDLINGVIERVDDSSRPYRVELKNGDVYTADAVIAASGASARTLGVPGEDELMGYGVSTCATCDGAFFRGEEMLVVGGGDAAMEEADFLTKFASKVYIAHRREEFRAEDYWVDRIQEKVDEGEVEILKNTELVGIEGSAEDGVDEATLVEHPEGHPSEKRDDPETEEYTMDVGAVFLAIGHTPNTEYLEGTDVEMDDAGYIKTEGGKGGGQTRTGVPGIFGAGDVVDYHYQQAVTAAGMGCKAALDADDYLETLGSAGAEASADAAVEADD, encoded by the coding sequence ATGAGTGACCAGCCGCGCGTGGAGATATACACGAAGGAGGACTGCCCGTACTGCGAGAAGGCGAAGGACCTGTTCGACGCGAAAGGCATCGAGTACGAGGAGTACAACGTCACCGGCGACGACGAACTGTTCGACGAGATGGTCGAGCGAGCCGACGGGCGACAGACCGCTCCCGAGGTGTTCATCGACGACGAGCTGATCGGGGGCTGGGACGACACCAGCGCGCTGAACGAGACGGGCGAACTCGACGAGAAGCTCGGCATCGCGGACGACGGGGCCGACGACGCCGTCGAGCACCGCAAGCTCGTCATCGCGGGCACCGGCATCGCCGGGCTGACGGCGGCCATCTACGCCGCCCGCTCGAACAACGACCCGCTCGTGATCGAGGGCGACGAACCGGGCGGCCAGCTCACGCTCACGACGGACGTGGAGAACTACCCCGGGTTCCCCGAGGGGATCGGCGGCCCGGAGCTGATCAACAACATGAAAGAGCAGGCCCGGAAGTTCGGGTCGGATCTGATAAACGGCGTCATCGAGCGCGTCGACGACTCCTCGCGCCCGTACCGGGTGGAGCTGAAAAACGGCGACGTGTACACCGCCGACGCCGTCATCGCCGCCAGCGGCGCGAGCGCCCGCACGCTCGGCGTCCCCGGCGAGGACGAGCTGATGGGCTACGGCGTCTCGACGTGTGCGACCTGCGACGGCGCGTTCTTCCGCGGCGAGGAGATGCTCGTCGTCGGCGGCGGCGACGCCGCGATGGAGGAGGCCGACTTCCTCACCAAGTTCGCCTCGAAGGTGTACATCGCCCACCGCCGCGAGGAGTTCCGCGCGGAGGACTACTGGGTCGACCGCATCCAGGAGAAGGTCGACGAGGGCGAGGTCGAGATCCTGAAAAACACCGAACTCGTCGGCATCGAGGGCAGCGCCGAGGACGGCGTCGACGAGGCGACGCTGGTCGAGCACCCCGAGGGCCACCCCTCGGAGAAGCGCGACGACCCCGAGACCGAGGAGTACACGATGGACGTGGGCGCGGTGTTCCTCGCCATCGGCCACACGCCGAACACGGAGTACCTCGAGGGCACCGACGTCGAGATGGACGACGCCGGCTACATCAAGACCGAGGGCGGCAAGGGCGGCGGCCAGACGCGGACGGGCGTCCCCGGCATCTTCGGGGCCGGCGACGTGGTCGACTACCACTACCAGCAGGCCGTGACCGCGGCCGGCATGGGCTGTAAGGCGGCGCTCGACGCCGACGACTACCTCGAAACGCTCGGCAGCGCCGGAGCGGAGGCGTCCGCGGACGCGGCGGTCGAGGCCGACGACTGA
- a CDS encoding DUF7545 family protein: MTDTISVTIESSDDGTDEIELPENLVDMLAEDGEDAATVVGDIALFGCAQRIHGAIHHGQGEPSEAVQAVEEDTMEIFEERFGATFGELTGHDH; this comes from the coding sequence ATGACGGACACTATTTCCGTGACGATAGAGTCGTCGGACGACGGCACAGACGAGATCGAACTCCCCGAGAACCTCGTCGACATGCTCGCGGAGGACGGCGAGGACGCCGCGACGGTCGTCGGCGACATCGCCCTGTTCGGCTGCGCCCAGCGCATCCACGGCGCGATCCACCACGGTCAGGGCGAGCCGAGCGAGGCCGTCCAGGCCGTCGAGGAGGACACGATGGAGATCTTCGAGGAGCGGTTCGGCGCGACGTTCGGCGAGCTGACCGGCCACGACCACTGA
- a CDS encoding 2,5-diamino-6-(ribosylamino)-4(3H)-pyrimidinone 5'-phosphate reductase produces the protein MHVVVNAAMSADGKLSHRGREQVAISGPDDFDRVDRVRADSDAVAVGVGTVLADDPHLTLDDPERVERRRDRGESGHPARVVADSRARTPTDARVLDDAATTYVLVSDAAPANRVAALREAGAEPIAAGGERVDLPAAFDALADRGVDRLMVEGGGELIFSLFDAGLVDELTVFVGPTVIGGRDAPTLADGEGFVEEFPALSLDGVERVDDGVLLRWTVEKSD, from the coding sequence ATGCACGTCGTCGTCAACGCCGCGATGAGCGCCGATGGGAAACTCTCCCACCGCGGGCGCGAGCAGGTCGCCATCAGCGGGCCGGACGACTTCGACCGCGTCGACCGCGTGCGGGCCGACAGCGACGCGGTCGCGGTCGGCGTCGGCACGGTGCTCGCCGACGACCCGCACCTCACGCTTGACGACCCCGAGCGCGTCGAACGGCGGCGCGACCGCGGCGAGTCGGGCCACCCCGCCCGCGTCGTCGCGGACTCCCGGGCGCGGACGCCGACCGACGCCCGCGTTCTGGACGACGCGGCGACGACCTACGTGCTGGTGAGCGACGCCGCCCCGGCCAACAGGGTCGCCGCGCTCCGGGAGGCGGGCGCGGAACCCATCGCCGCCGGCGGCGAGCGGGTCGACCTCCCGGCGGCGTTCGACGCGCTGGCGGACCGGGGCGTCGACCGCCTCATGGTCGAGGGCGGCGGCGAACTCATCTTCTCGCTGTTCGACGCGGGGCTGGTCGACGAACTGACCGTCTTCGTCGGGCCGACGGTGATCGGCGGCCGCGACGCGCCCACGCTGGCGGACGGCGAGGGGTTCGTCGAGGAGTTCCCGGCGCTGTCGCTCGACGGCGTCGAGCGCGTCGACGACGGCGTCCTCCTGCGGTGGACGGTGGAGAAAAGCGACTGA
- a CDS encoding Single-stranded DNA binding protein gives MSLDDHAEELASDLGVDKEEVKEDLENLVSYSVPMDEAKQSLRRKYGDGSTGGGTPNQTDVADIGTDDGNVTVTAKVLTKGKRSIRYQGEDNVIYEGRLADETGVIDYTAWTEVGFEPGDTVTLGNAGVREWEGEPELNVGESTTVARADDDLTVDYEVGGDADLIDVAVGDRGVNVEARVVEVETRTIDGRDGETEILSGVLGDETARLPFTDWDPHPEIEQGADLRIGNVYVREYRGVPSVNVSEFSTVEALDRPVDVSAAAPRMGVGEAIETGGVYDVEVVGNVIAVRDGSGLIQRCPECGRVIQKGQCRTHGEVDGEDDLRVKAIVDDGTGALTAVLDEGLTEDVYGGDVDDAREQAREAMDQEVVADTIRENVVGREYRVRGHLSVDEYGANLDAAEFERTDDEPADRARDLVEEVTA, from the coding sequence ATGAGCTTGGACGATCATGCCGAGGAACTCGCCTCCGACCTCGGTGTTGACAAAGAGGAGGTCAAAGAGGACCTTGAGAACCTGGTGTCGTACAGCGTGCCGATGGACGAGGCCAAACAGAGCCTCCGCCGGAAGTACGGCGACGGGAGCACGGGCGGCGGGACGCCCAACCAGACCGACGTGGCCGACATCGGGACCGACGACGGAAACGTCACGGTGACCGCCAAAGTGCTGACAAAAGGCAAACGCTCCATCCGGTACCAGGGCGAGGACAACGTCATCTACGAGGGACGGCTCGCCGACGAAACGGGCGTCATCGACTACACCGCCTGGACCGAGGTCGGGTTCGAGCCCGGCGACACCGTCACGCTCGGCAACGCCGGCGTGCGCGAGTGGGAGGGCGAACCCGAACTCAACGTCGGCGAGAGCACGACCGTCGCCCGCGCGGACGACGACCTGACCGTCGACTACGAGGTCGGCGGCGACGCCGACCTGATCGACGTGGCCGTGGGCGACCGCGGCGTCAACGTCGAGGCGCGCGTCGTCGAGGTCGAGACCCGCACGATCGACGGCCGGGACGGCGAGACGGAGATCCTCTCGGGCGTGCTCGGCGACGAGACCGCGCGGCTCCCGTTCACGGACTGGGACCCCCACCCCGAGATCGAGCAGGGGGCCGACCTCCGGATCGGGAACGTCTACGTCCGCGAGTACCGCGGCGTGCCCTCCGTGAACGTCTCGGAGTTCTCGACGGTCGAGGCGCTCGACCGGCCGGTGGACGTGAGCGCCGCCGCCCCGCGGATGGGCGTCGGCGAGGCCATCGAGACCGGCGGCGTGTACGACGTGGAGGTCGTCGGCAACGTCATCGCGGTGCGTGACGGCTCCGGCCTGATCCAGCGCTGTCCGGAGTGTGGCCGGGTCATCCAGAAGGGGCAGTGCCGGACCCACGGCGAGGTCGACGGCGAGGACGACCTGCGCGTGAAGGCCATCGTCGACGACGGCACCGGCGCGCTCACCGCCGTGCTCGACGAAGGGCTCACCGAGGACGTGTACGGCGGCGACGTCGACGACGCCCGCGAGCAGGCCCGCGAGGCGATGGACCAGGAGGTCGTGGCCGACACCATCCGGGAGAACGTCGTCGGGCGCGAGTACCGCGTCCGGGGCCACCTCTCGGTCGACGAGTACGGCGCGAACCTGGACGCCGCAGAGTTCGAGCGCACGGACGACGAGCCGGCGGACCGCGCTCGCGACCTCGTCGAGGAGGTGACGGCATGA
- a CDS encoding RPA family protein: MSESDDGGPGNREVAYRLFAAAFDDAELEFSESDEERAPNYVVTPTGARVNRLFAVGVLTEIEQVNEDVLRARVVDPTGAFVVYAGQYQPDEMAALERMNPPAFVAVTGKANTFQPDDSDRVFTSIRPESINEVDADTRDRWVVATAEQTLDRVGTFADALDLGETGDALEAALRERGVDPALAQGIPIALDHYGTTREYLGELHGVAVDAARVVAGEIDADEVGPLSLAPGEGGDEAGVEFTRSQVGEADGTTTATAEPDAERDTATDDPAEPATDDAGAAAGETEPAAEATESAAEAADPAADAESTTDTEPTTADAESTTDAESDDDAAEPAASEAGVDEATAADAEVDGEAEPAVEDDDGEEALGDWDDTADAEPSGDAVTDEESESEADAAADVGTADAGDEMYEFDEEEREQIEEEYGTEFTTGTEVDEPGEADIDIVEPGEEAADPEPTEGEPADGADEAAAEPAGDSAGADGEADAEPAADVDLDAQVIDTMEELDDGDGVPREDLVAAVVDRTGAAPGDVEDAIQDALMGGQCYESGEDTLKPI, encoded by the coding sequence ATGAGCGAGAGCGACGACGGCGGCCCCGGCAACCGCGAGGTCGCCTACCGCCTGTTCGCCGCGGCGTTCGACGACGCCGAACTGGAGTTCTCCGAGAGCGACGAGGAGCGCGCCCCCAACTACGTCGTGACGCCGACGGGCGCGCGGGTCAACCGCCTGTTCGCGGTGGGCGTGCTCACGGAGATAGAGCAGGTCAACGAGGACGTGCTGCGGGCACGCGTGGTCGACCCGACCGGCGCGTTCGTCGTGTACGCCGGCCAGTACCAGCCCGACGAGATGGCGGCCCTGGAGCGGATGAACCCGCCGGCGTTCGTCGCGGTGACGGGCAAGGCAAACACCTTCCAGCCGGACGACTCGGACCGCGTGTTCACCTCGATCCGCCCGGAGAGCATCAACGAGGTCGACGCCGACACCCGCGACCGGTGGGTCGTCGCCACCGCCGAGCAGACGCTCGACCGCGTCGGCACGTTCGCGGACGCGCTGGATCTGGGGGAGACCGGCGACGCGCTCGAAGCGGCCCTGCGTGAGCGCGGCGTCGACCCGGCGCTCGCACAGGGGATCCCCATCGCGCTGGACCACTACGGCACGACCCGTGAGTACCTCGGCGAACTCCACGGCGTGGCCGTCGACGCGGCCCGCGTCGTGGCCGGCGAGATAGACGCCGACGAGGTCGGGCCGCTGTCGCTCGCGCCGGGCGAGGGCGGCGACGAGGCGGGCGTCGAGTTCACGCGGTCGCAGGTCGGCGAGGCGGACGGGACGACGACCGCGACGGCGGAGCCCGACGCGGAACGCGATACCGCGACCGACGACCCCGCGGAGCCGGCGACGGACGACGCCGGGGCCGCCGCCGGGGAGACCGAACCGGCCGCCGAAGCGACCGAATCGGCTGCCGAAGCGGCCGACCCCGCGGCCGACGCCGAATCGACCACGGACACCGAACCCACCACGGCCGACGCGGAATCCACGACGGACGCCGAATCGGACGACGACGCCGCCGAACCCGCCGCGTCCGAGGCGGGCGTCGACGAGGCGACGGCCGCCGACGCCGAGGTGGACGGGGAGGCCGAACCCGCGGTCGAGGACGACGACGGCGAGGAGGCGCTCGGCGACTGGGACGACACGGCCGACGCGGAGCCGAGTGGGGACGCTGTGACCGACGAGGAGTCCGAATCCGAGGCCGACGCCGCGGCGGACGTGGGCACGGCCGACGCCGGCGACGAGATGTACGAGTTCGACGAGGAGGAACGCGAGCAGATAGAGGAGGAGTACGGCACGGAGTTCACTACCGGGACCGAAGTCGACGAACCCGGCGAGGCCGACATCGACATCGTCGAACCCGGCGAGGAGGCGGCCGACCCCGAGCCGACGGAAGGCGAACCCGCCGACGGGGCGGACGAGGCGGCCGCCGAGCCGGCAGGCGACTCCGCGGGCGCGGACGGTGAGGCCGACGCGGAACCCGCCGCCGACGTGGACCTCGACGCGCAGGTCATCGACACGATGGAGGAACTCGACGACGGCGACGGCGTGCCGCGCGAGGACCTCGTCGCGGCGGTCGTCGACCGGACGGGCGCGGCCCCGGGCGACGTGGAGGACGCCATCCAGGACGCCCTGATGGGCGGCCAGTGTTACGAGTCCGGCGAGGACACGCTGAAGCCGATCTGA